Proteins from a single region of Bdellovibrio bacteriovorus HD100:
- the rfaD gene encoding ADP-glyceromanno-heptose 6-epimerase, whose translation MIIVTGANGFIGSVMVWELNQKGLTDIIAVDSVGLSERNLLRKQKITKFLLKDDLWPFLETEEAKKQVTWIIHMGACSSTTETNKEFLWENNTYYTQRIFEWCAEHGKSMIYASSAATYGAGELGFDDTTDPEKLRPLNLYGESKVLFDRWAVKQTKTPPHWYGLKFFNVFGPNEYHKGAMSSVAFKAYNQIKDTGALGLFKSADPNYKDGEFMRDFVYVKDVTGWMAELMEKKPTNGVYNMGFGKPRTWLDLAGGVFKAMGKDMKINWLEMPENIRGQYQYFTEAKTDKWLAAGMSPAKWPLEKAVADYIQNYLSKDDKDL comes from the coding sequence ATGATTATTGTAACAGGCGCAAACGGTTTTATTGGCAGTGTGATGGTGTGGGAACTGAACCAAAAAGGTCTTACCGATATCATCGCGGTGGACTCGGTAGGTCTTTCCGAACGCAATCTTCTTCGCAAACAAAAAATCACCAAGTTCCTTTTGAAGGATGATCTGTGGCCGTTCCTTGAAACCGAGGAAGCCAAGAAACAAGTCACTTGGATCATCCACATGGGCGCCTGCTCTTCCACGACAGAAACCAACAAAGAGTTCCTGTGGGAGAACAACACTTACTACACACAAAGAATCTTTGAATGGTGCGCAGAACATGGCAAGTCCATGATCTATGCTTCCAGCGCTGCAACTTACGGAGCTGGCGAACTGGGCTTTGACGACACCACCGATCCTGAAAAACTGCGCCCACTGAATCTGTACGGTGAATCCAAAGTCCTGTTTGACCGCTGGGCGGTGAAACAGACGAAAACGCCTCCACACTGGTACGGCCTTAAGTTCTTCAACGTCTTTGGTCCGAATGAATACCACAAAGGCGCGATGTCCAGCGTGGCATTCAAAGCTTACAATCAGATCAAGGACACCGGCGCTTTGGGGTTGTTCAAGTCCGCAGACCCGAACTACAAGGACGGCGAATTCATGCGTGACTTCGTTTACGTCAAGGATGTTACGGGCTGGATGGCCGAGTTGATGGAGAAAAAACCAACGAACGGCGTTTATAACATGGGCTTCGGCAAGCCGCGCACCTGGCTGGATCTTGCCGGTGGTGTTTTCAAAGCCATGGGTAAAGACATGAAAATCAACTGGCTGGAAATGCCTGAAAACATCCGTGGTCAGTATCAGTACTTCACCGAAGCTAAAACCGACAAGTGGCTGGCCGCAGGCATGAGCCCGGCAAAATGGCCTTTGGAAAAAGCCGTCGCTGATTATATTCAGAACTATTTGTCCAAAGACGACAAAGACCTGTAA
- a CDS encoding aromatic amino acid hydroxylase, giving the protein METDFLPPHLRKYVVEQHYEKYTPVDQAVWRYVLRQLKAFLSKHAHECYVEGLNKTGIDIERIPRIEDVSKKIQEFGWRALPVSGFIPPAAFMELQSLGVLPIASDMRTLDHLLYTPAPDIVHEAAGHAPILIHPEFSDYLRQYAQVAKKAIISKEDLDLYEAIRDLSDIKENPASTPEQVKTAEEHLDKVGKSISHISEASELSRMNWWTAEYGLIGELDNPKIFGAGLLSSVGESKWCLSQKVKKIPLTVDCIKTSYDITEPQPQLFVAKDFKTLVRVLDEMADQMAFRIGGLKGLNKAIEAQSVNTAELNSGLQISGQIVEAITDSNGTLAYLRLQGPSQLSYQDHELPGHDQKYHAHGFGTPVGFLKAYPNQCPSTFTADQWSALNVVPGKETRLEFVSGVVVTGKVQSVLEKDGKTLVLALTDAKAELNGRVLFAPEWGTFDMAVGSTVPSVFGGPADREAYGETTDFVAKRVPAPKYSNEELQRQNLYGQVRKIREDKLQGAALTDALEKVLAAHKTLMPTDWLLLMESLELVLSRHPESKLKKQIEDDLTTLSKKDEKTHGLIQDGLVLAGAL; this is encoded by the coding sequence ATGGAGACGGACTTTTTACCGCCACACTTAAGAAAATACGTCGTAGAACAACACTACGAAAAATACACTCCGGTTGATCAGGCTGTGTGGCGCTATGTTTTGCGCCAACTGAAAGCCTTTTTATCCAAACACGCCCACGAATGTTACGTTGAGGGTTTGAATAAAACCGGCATCGACATCGAACGCATTCCACGCATTGAAGACGTCAGCAAAAAAATCCAGGAGTTCGGCTGGCGCGCATTGCCTGTCAGTGGCTTTATTCCACCAGCAGCCTTCATGGAGCTGCAATCCCTGGGAGTTCTTCCGATTGCCTCGGACATGCGCACTCTGGATCATTTGCTTTACACCCCGGCCCCGGACATTGTTCACGAAGCTGCGGGACATGCGCCGATTCTGATTCATCCTGAATTTTCCGATTACCTGCGCCAGTATGCTCAGGTCGCGAAGAAAGCCATCATCAGCAAAGAGGATCTGGATCTTTACGAAGCCATCCGTGATCTTTCTGATATCAAGGAAAACCCAGCCTCCACACCTGAACAGGTGAAGACGGCGGAAGAACATCTGGACAAGGTCGGCAAAAGCATCAGCCATATCTCGGAAGCGTCTGAGCTGTCGCGCATGAATTGGTGGACGGCGGAATACGGTTTGATTGGTGAGCTCGACAATCCAAAGATCTTTGGTGCGGGCTTGCTTTCCAGTGTTGGTGAATCCAAGTGGTGCCTAAGTCAGAAGGTGAAAAAGATCCCTCTGACTGTGGACTGCATTAAAACTTCCTATGACATTACTGAACCTCAGCCGCAATTGTTCGTGGCGAAGGATTTCAAAACTTTGGTGCGAGTGCTGGATGAAATGGCGGACCAGATGGCCTTCCGTATCGGTGGCCTGAAGGGCTTAAACAAAGCCATCGAAGCCCAGTCCGTGAACACGGCCGAGCTGAATTCCGGTCTGCAGATTTCCGGTCAGATCGTGGAAGCGATCACCGACAGCAACGGCACCCTGGCTTATTTGCGTTTGCAAGGGCCATCGCAGTTGTCCTATCAGGATCACGAACTTCCGGGACATGATCAGAAATATCATGCCCATGGATTCGGAACTCCGGTGGGCTTCCTGAAAGCTTATCCAAATCAGTGCCCTTCCACATTCACAGCCGACCAGTGGTCTGCACTGAATGTGGTTCCGGGCAAAGAAACGCGTCTTGAATTTGTTTCCGGCGTGGTTGTGACTGGCAAGGTTCAATCCGTTCTTGAAAAGGATGGAAAGACGCTGGTGCTGGCTTTGACGGATGCCAAAGCGGAACTCAACGGGCGCGTACTGTTTGCGCCTGAGTGGGGCACATTTGACATGGCCGTGGGATCCACGGTCCCGTCGGTGTTCGGCGGGCCTGCGGACCGCGAAGCTTATGGTGAAACCACGGACTTTGTTGCCAAACGTGTTCCGGCCCCGAAGTATTCTAACGAAGAACTGCAAAGACAAAACCTGTACGGTCAGGTTCGCAAAATTCGCGAAGATAAACTTCAGGGTGCTGCCTTAACTGACGCTTTGGAAAAAGTTCTGGCAGCTCACAAGACCCTGATGCCGACCGACTGGTTGTTGCTGATGGAATCTTTGGAGCTGGTTTTGTCCCGTCACCCTGAATCAAAACTAAAAAAACAGATCGAAGACGATCTGACGACTCTGTCCAAGAAGGATGAAAAAACCCACGGCCTGATTCAAGACGGCCTGGTATTGGCTGGAGCCCTGTAA
- a CDS encoding RNA methyltransferase, whose translation MKRPFEIRIVLVRTIYERNIGATSRAMSNMGIEKLILIDPKCEITYEAQQAAATGQTGLQNRTTYASWDEFMKQEPESIKVAFTARDGKGRQVRDVDEVLKDIADKAPQFQVESDVPYVVHLVFGPEDWGLAGEDLEHANFCACIPTFGDNWSLNLAQATLLGMYSLRRTWGGQRTKLDGGKVRRAPQGIDGIDPEATLKTWLEEMGFDLTRQRKINVFTVLRRMLLQNTPTKKELVILETVLQQSIRKLREWKEFQNRNR comes from the coding sequence ATGAAACGTCCTTTTGAGATTCGTATTGTTCTGGTTCGCACTATCTATGAAAGAAACATCGGCGCCACATCCCGTGCCATGTCCAATATGGGGATTGAAAAGCTGATCCTGATTGATCCCAAGTGCGAAATCACCTATGAAGCGCAGCAAGCCGCAGCGACCGGCCAGACCGGTCTGCAGAACCGCACGACTTATGCTTCCTGGGACGAATTCATGAAGCAAGAACCGGAAAGCATCAAGGTCGCCTTTACTGCCCGCGATGGCAAAGGCCGTCAAGTGCGTGATGTCGATGAAGTTCTTAAAGACATTGCCGACAAAGCCCCTCAGTTCCAGGTGGAAAGTGACGTGCCTTACGTCGTTCACTTGGTCTTCGGCCCCGAAGACTGGGGACTTGCCGGAGAAGACCTTGAGCACGCCAACTTCTGCGCCTGCATCCCGACATTCGGAGACAACTGGAGTTTGAATCTGGCGCAAGCCACGTTGCTTGGCATGTACAGTCTGCGCCGCACCTGGGGTGGACAGCGCACGAAACTGGATGGCGGAAAAGTGCGGCGGGCCCCTCAGGGCATCGACGGTATTGACCCCGAGGCCACGCTAAAAACCTGGCTTGAGGAGATGGGCTTTGATCTGACCCGCCAAAGAAAGATCAACGTCTTCACCGTTCTTCGCCGCATGCTTTTGCAGAACACCCCGACCAAAAAAGAACTGGTGATTCTGGAGACCGTTTTGCAGCAAAGCATTCGCAAGCTGCGTGAATGGAAAGAGTTCCAGAACCGCAATCGTTAG
- a CDS encoding alkaline phosphatase D family protein translates to MSTSRREFLENATKSMLIYTSLPAGLALAGNEYQSDLYTGKVPICQNMTNEISAQFTILTEGKNPYAYRVKDAQGRDLPVRKWDEEHRKHSGYGIDKLIAEKLQADQLYRLQVIDKDRGTVLDERIFKSLPLNRKTNLRFAMISCSCDIYHSQNSNMWDRMFAELPELVFVLGDSVYCDLGSDGTEKDLWRRHCETRMTLAHFRQPRLIPTLATWDDHDYGRNNENRHYAMKHVSRRIFECFFGSTPVAGYRKGHGVGSVLTGFGQRFFLMDDRFFRDEPRTGGMMWGSDQQEWLLQTLGENEKPAWLMNGSQYFSSYIGNDSFQKEYMRNLSDLTGKLRRLDAPVVFASGDVHFSEVLKIEPQLLGYRTFEFTSSAMHSINYPTAWYMRNPRRLTHTWKHNFMIMKTETIKNGISTDLYCLGRTGKMLISHAGTVQR, encoded by the coding sequence ATGAGCACGTCACGCCGCGAGTTCCTGGAAAACGCCACGAAATCCATGCTGATATACACAAGCCTCCCCGCGGGGCTTGCGCTGGCGGGCAATGAATATCAGTCCGATCTTTACACTGGCAAAGTTCCCATCTGCCAGAACATGACCAATGAAATCTCGGCCCAGTTCACGATCTTGACGGAAGGAAAAAACCCTTACGCCTACCGAGTGAAAGATGCGCAAGGGCGCGACCTTCCCGTGCGCAAATGGGACGAAGAGCACCGCAAGCATTCGGGATATGGCATCGACAAGCTGATCGCGGAAAAACTGCAGGCCGACCAATTGTACCGCCTGCAGGTCATCGACAAGGACCGCGGCACTGTGTTGGATGAACGGATCTTTAAAAGTTTACCTTTAAATCGAAAAACAAATCTGCGCTTTGCGATGATCAGCTGTTCCTGTGATATCTATCACAGTCAGAACAGCAATATGTGGGACCGGATGTTTGCCGAACTTCCCGAACTGGTGTTTGTGCTGGGGGACTCGGTGTACTGCGACCTGGGCAGTGACGGGACGGAAAAAGACCTGTGGCGCCGCCACTGTGAAACGCGCATGACCTTGGCGCACTTCCGACAACCGCGGCTGATTCCAACCTTAGCCACCTGGGATGACCATGACTATGGCCGAAACAATGAAAATCGCCACTATGCTATGAAGCATGTCTCGCGACGGATCTTTGAATGCTTCTTTGGCTCCACACCTGTCGCTGGCTATCGCAAGGGTCATGGGGTCGGTTCGGTGCTAACCGGATTTGGACAAAGATTCTTTCTTATGGATGACCGGTTCTTTCGCGATGAACCCAGAACTGGCGGCATGATGTGGGGATCAGATCAGCAGGAATGGCTGCTTCAGACTTTAGGTGAAAACGAAAAGCCCGCATGGCTGATGAACGGCAGTCAGTATTTTTCTTCCTATATCGGCAACGATTCCTTTCAGAAAGAATACATGCGCAACCTTTCTGATCTGACCGGAAAACTTCGCCGGTTGGATGCCCCGGTGGTCTTTGCTTCGGGGGACGTGCACTTCAGTGAAGTTTTAAAAATTGAACCTCAGCTGCTGGGGTATCGAACCTTTGAATTCACCTCCAGCGCCATGCACAGTATTAATTATCCCACCGCCTGGTACATGCGAAACCCACGAAGACTGACACACACCTGGAAGCATAACTTCATGATTATGAAAACAGAGACCATCAAAAATGGAATTTCAACGGACCTGTACTGCCTCGGACGAACGGGGAAAATGTTGATCAGTCACGCCGGGACTGTGCAAAGATAG
- a CDS encoding PspC domain-containing protein, producing MTEQNTQKLDYRWVRSDKGALAGVCKGLGDALGIETWILRVIWLVAVLWFGSGILFYLILAVCLPRVDRLDQALDRKLLGVCARIAKRYHIEVGVVRTGFVLFMLVTFGAAILGYGLCYFLIPKADEPASRSKSAGVF from the coding sequence GTGACCGAGCAAAACACACAGAAACTGGACTATCGTTGGGTTCGATCCGATAAAGGCGCCTTAGCTGGCGTATGTAAGGGTTTGGGCGACGCTTTGGGTATCGAAACTTGGATACTGCGCGTCATTTGGCTGGTTGCGGTTCTCTGGTTTGGCAGTGGGATCCTGTTTTATTTGATCCTGGCAGTTTGCTTGCCCCGTGTCGACAGACTGGACCAAGCTCTAGATAGAAAGCTTCTTGGCGTGTGTGCTAGAATAGCTAAACGGTACCACATCGAAGTGGGAGTAGTAAGAACAGGATTTGTTCTGTTCATGCTGGTCACTTTCGGTGCTGCGATCCTGGGTTACGGCCTTTGTTACTTTCTTATTCCCAAGGCTGACGAACCCGCAAGTCGCTCAAAGAGCGCAGGAGTATTTTAA